The DNA window GTACTTGAAGATAGTGATAATGGGAATGAGTATACTGAAGTTTTAGATGGGAAACTTGTTATGTCAAATTTCTTGAACTATCAATTTGCTGGGCAACCATATAATAATGTTAGTGGAGTAGGTGCTGATAGATTTAAATATGTCTCAGAGTATTTAGAAGAAAATTTCGATGATTTTAACTATGATAATGCTTGGCAAGCACTTCAAGGATCTATACAGTCTTCGGGCTCATATAAAACTTTATGCTCTTCAATTTTTGATCCAGAAAATAATAATATTTATATAGTTCTAAATAGAGACTTTAGTAAAATATGGAAGATCTCATTAACAAGCTCAACGATTGAAACATATTCAGGATTTGAAAATTTCTGGAGTACTTCTTTAGATGATGATGGTATTTCAAGTAATACTTTGCTTTCTCTAACTGATTTAAATGAGCAATTACCAGCAAAAAGTAAATTATCTGTTTATCCAAATCCTTTTAATCCAACCACAACTGTAAAGTATGAATTAACAAATTCATCTAATGTTCTTATTTCAATATTTGATTCAAACGGTAGTATTGTGAAGAAATTTAACGAAGGTTTTAAAAGTATTGGTAA is part of the Candidatus Delongbacteria bacterium genome and encodes:
- a CDS encoding T9SS type A sorting domain-containing protein; its protein translation is MRKITYLILVLIFKSFSCTSFACYSEEIWYGMNFDFPQKEMNFSIIDLGDKKVFRMAFIQNGKCFVYGYNSDGVLSTVQMRYPQSSFVTPGVDEISFFDAWIYASHNFTNMNSFKEYLQTGGENGNGIKVVQTPPLTIHTLNVDKTGYGFVLEDSDNGNEYTEVLDGKLVMSNFLNYQFAGQPYNNVSGVGADRFKYVSEYLEENFDDFNYDNAWQALQGSIQSSGSYKTLCSSIFDPENNNIYIVLNRDFSKIWKISLTSSTIETYSGFENFWSTSLDDDGISSNTLLSLTDLNEQLPAKSKLSVYPNPFNPTTTVKYELTNSSNVLISIFDSNGSIVKKFNEGFKSIGKHEITLNCSDFTSGVYYLKLETLNHNLIKSLTLIK